A genome region from Streptomyces pratensis includes the following:
- a CDS encoding glutamate decarboxylase encodes MPLHQGSHGKATPSDEHRRLALNPFFGEADPTAPMVAAPPRHHLPDGPLPPSTAYRLVHDELMLDGNSRLNLATFVTTWMEPQAGVLMGECRDKNMIDKDEYPRTAELERRCVAMLADLWNAPDPASTVGCSTTGSSEACMLAGMALKRRWSARNADRYPATARPNLVMGVNVQVCWEKFCTFWEVEPRQVPMDGERFHLDPQAAAELCDENTIGVVGILGSTFDGSYEPIADLCAALDDLQERTGLDIPVHVDGASGAMVAPFLDQDLVWDFRLPRVSSINTSGHKYGLVYPGVGWALWRSPAELPEELVFRVNYLGGDMPTFALNFSRPGAQVVAQYYTFLRLGREGYRAVQQASRDIARHIAAEFEALDDFRLLTRGDELPVFAVTTKPEVTAYDVFDVSRRLRERGWLVPAYTFPANRQDLSVLRVVCRNGFSSDLAEMLVDDLRGLLPELRAQAHPSTRDAGARTAFHH; translated from the coding sequence ATGCCTCTCCACCAGGGTTCGCACGGCAAGGCCACGCCCTCCGACGAACACCGCAGACTCGCCCTCAACCCGTTCTTCGGGGAGGCCGATCCGACCGCGCCGATGGTCGCGGCGCCGCCCAGACACCACCTCCCGGACGGCCCGCTGCCGCCCTCGACCGCGTACCGGCTCGTCCACGACGAGCTGATGCTCGACGGGAACTCCCGGCTCAATCTCGCGACCTTCGTCACCACCTGGATGGAGCCCCAGGCCGGTGTGCTGATGGGCGAGTGCCGGGACAAGAACATGATCGACAAGGACGAGTACCCGCGCACCGCCGAGCTGGAGCGGCGTTGCGTGGCGATGCTCGCCGACCTCTGGAACGCCCCCGATCCGGCGTCCACGGTGGGCTGCTCGACCACTGGCTCAAGCGAGGCCTGCATGCTGGCGGGGATGGCGCTGAAGCGGCGCTGGTCCGCCAGGAACGCCGACCGCTATCCGGCGACGGCGCGGCCCAACCTCGTGATGGGCGTGAACGTCCAGGTCTGCTGGGAGAAGTTCTGCACGTTCTGGGAGGTCGAGCCCCGTCAGGTACCGATGGACGGCGAGCGATTCCACCTGGACCCCCAGGCCGCCGCCGAGCTGTGCGACGAGAACACGATCGGTGTGGTCGGGATCCTCGGCTCCACCTTCGACGGTTCCTACGAGCCGATCGCCGATCTCTGCGCGGCACTCGACGACCTCCAGGAGCGCACCGGCCTCGACATCCCGGTGCATGTGGACGGGGCGTCCGGGGCGATGGTGGCCCCGTTCCTCGACCAGGACCTGGTGTGGGACTTCCGGCTGCCCCGGGTGTCCTCGATCAACACGTCCGGCCACAAGTACGGCCTGGTCTACCCGGGTGTGGGCTGGGCGCTGTGGCGCTCCCCGGCCGAACTGCCGGAGGAGCTGGTCTTCCGGGTCAACTACCTGGGCGGCGACATGCCGACCTTCGCGCTGAACTTCTCCCGGCCCGGCGCGCAGGTGGTGGCGCAGTACTACACGTTCCTGCGACTGGGCCGGGAGGGCTACCGGGCCGTTCAGCAGGCGTCCCGGGACATCGCGCGGCACATCGCCGCGGAGTTCGAGGCGCTGGACGATTTCAGGCTCCTCACCCGGGGCGACGAACTCCCGGTGTTCGCGGTGACGACGAAGCCCGAGGTGACGGCCTACGACGTCTTCGACGTGTCGAGGCGACTGCGTGAGCGCGGCTGGCTGGTGCCCGCGTACACCTTCCCCGCCAACCGCCAGGACCTCTCGGTGCTGCGCGTCGTATGCCGCAACGGCTTCTCCTCGGACCTCGCGGAGATGCTGGTGGACGATCTGCGCGGGCTCCTGCCCGAACTGCGCGCCCAGGCGCATCCGTCGACCCGGGACGCGGGCGCCCGGACGGCCTTCCACCACTGA
- a CDS encoding ABC transporter permease has translation MSAATAGPGRVGWALADSWTMTRRELAHWARQPVQVVVGLVFPVMLLLMFNYLVGGGSGVDGDNTEFLVPGMLALTMAFGLEGTMLAVTRDLDKGVIDRFRSMPMVSGAVLVGRSAADMLQSVAALAVMTGVGYALGWRWHNGTAAALSALGLLLLLRFAMLWAGIQLAMVAGRPEMVQTVQILVWPVGFLSNVFAPPESMPGWLGAVVEWNPMSATATAVRGLFGNPGGPSGSWAAEHAGLLAVLWPLALLAVFFPLAVRRFARLSR, from the coding sequence ATGAGTGCGGCGACGGCGGGACCGGGACGCGTCGGCTGGGCACTGGCCGACTCCTGGACGATGACCAGGCGCGAACTCGCCCACTGGGCGCGGCAGCCGGTCCAGGTGGTCGTCGGTCTGGTCTTTCCGGTGATGCTGCTCCTGATGTTCAACTACCTGGTCGGCGGCGGCAGCGGGGTCGACGGGGACAACACGGAGTTCCTGGTGCCCGGAATGCTCGCGCTCACCATGGCCTTCGGCCTGGAAGGCACGATGCTTGCCGTCACCCGGGACCTCGACAAAGGCGTCATCGACAGGTTCCGTTCCATGCCGATGGTCTCGGGCGCCGTCCTGGTCGGCCGGAGCGCCGCAGACATGCTCCAGTCGGTGGCCGCGCTCGCCGTGATGACTGGGGTCGGATACGCCCTCGGCTGGCGCTGGCACAACGGTACGGCCGCTGCTCTGAGTGCATTGGGGCTGCTGCTCCTTCTGCGGTTCGCGATGCTGTGGGCCGGCATCCAGCTCGCGATGGTGGCGGGCAGGCCGGAGATGGTGCAGACCGTGCAGATCCTGGTCTGGCCGGTGGGCTTCCTCTCCAACGTCTTCGCGCCTCCGGAGTCGATGCCGGGCTGGCTGGGCGCGGTCGTCGAGTGGAACCCGATGTCGGCCACGGCGACGGCCGTACGCGGCCTGTTCGGCAACCCGGGCGGCCCGTCGGGCTCCTGGGCCGCCGAACACGCCGGACTCCTCGCGGTTCTCTGGCCGCTGGCGCTGCTCGCGGTGTTCTTCCCGCTGGCGGTCCGGAGGTTCGCGCGGCTCAGCCGCTGA
- a CDS encoding ATP-binding cassette domain-containing protein: protein MSDAIVVEGVRKRYGEKRALDGLDLAVRRGTVHGVLGPNGAGKTTAVRVLATLLRHDGGRAEVAGFDVRSEAAEVRRRIGLLGQHAAVDEELGGRQNLEMFGRLHHLGARRAGLRADELLERFGLAGTGRKAVRQYSGGMRRRLDLAASLITDPEVLFLDEPTTGLDPRGRTEVWNAVRSLAAGGTTVLLTTQYLEEADQLADRISVIDDGRAVAEGTSDRLKAMVGGDRIDVVVRDTDRLREAAALLGEGATVDVDRRLIGAPAPDRMQALTRTVRALEDAGIEAEDIAVRRPTLDEVFLALTGAGSGAHAPMDAEAAA from the coding sequence GTGAGCGACGCGATCGTCGTCGAAGGAGTGCGCAAGCGGTACGGGGAGAAGCGAGCTCTGGACGGCCTCGATCTCGCCGTCCGGCGTGGAACGGTCCACGGGGTGCTCGGGCCCAACGGGGCGGGCAAGACCACCGCCGTACGCGTCCTGGCGACCCTGCTGCGGCACGACGGCGGACGGGCGGAGGTGGCGGGCTTCGACGTGCGGTCCGAGGCGGCGGAGGTACGGCGGCGGATCGGGCTGCTCGGGCAGCACGCCGCGGTGGACGAGGAGCTGGGCGGCCGGCAGAACCTGGAGATGTTCGGCCGGCTTCACCATCTGGGCGCACGACGGGCGGGGCTGCGCGCCGACGAACTGCTGGAGCGGTTCGGGCTCGCCGGCACCGGACGCAAGGCGGTCAGGCAGTACAGCGGCGGGATGCGGCGGCGCCTCGACCTGGCCGCGTCCCTGATCACCGATCCGGAGGTGCTCTTCCTGGACGAGCCCACGACCGGACTCGACCCACGAGGGCGGACCGAGGTGTGGAACGCCGTGCGATCCCTGGCCGCCGGCGGCACCACCGTCCTGCTGACCACGCAGTATCTGGAGGAGGCGGACCAGCTGGCCGACCGGATCTCGGTGATCGACGACGGCCGGGCCGTCGCGGAGGGCACGTCCGACCGGCTCAAGGCCATGGTCGGTGGTGACCGTATCGACGTGGTCGTCCGCGACACCGACCGGCTCCGCGAGGCGGCGGCACTGCTCGGTGAGGGGGCGACCGTGGACGTGGACCGGCGGCTGATCGGCGCACCCGCCCCTGACCGTATGCAGGCTCTGACCCGCACCGTCCGGGCGCTGGAGGACGCCGGCATCGAGGCGGAGGACATCGCGGTCCGCCGCCCCACGCTGGACGAGGTGTTCCTGGCCCTCACCGGAGCCGGAAGCGGGGCCCACGCCCCCATGGACGCGGAGGCGGCGGCATGA
- a CDS encoding PadR family transcriptional regulator has product MSAIRLLVLGAVRQHGRAHGYQVRNDLEYWGAHEWSNAKPGSIYHALKQMAKQGLLLAHETAPSTAGGPPRTEYEITELGSEEFFTLLRASLTSYDQAVDVLSAGIGFIVDLERAEAVALLRERVAAIEGWRASVTEHYTPSEGPESLGHIGEIMNMWVHSADAGAEWTRGLIARIEAGAYSFAGEGEPFVGVLAEGQENPYATGAPDPGDVH; this is encoded by the coding sequence ATGTCGGCGATCCGTCTCCTGGTCCTCGGCGCCGTGCGTCAGCACGGCCGCGCGCACGGCTATCAGGTGCGCAACGACCTGGAGTACTGGGGCGCCCACGAGTGGTCGAACGCCAAGCCCGGATCGATCTACCACGCACTCAAGCAGATGGCGAAACAGGGACTGCTGCTCGCCCATGAGACCGCCCCGTCCACGGCCGGCGGCCCGCCCCGCACCGAGTACGAGATCACCGAGCTCGGCAGCGAGGAGTTCTTCACCCTGCTGCGGGCCTCGCTGACCTCGTACGACCAGGCCGTGGACGTGCTCTCGGCGGGCATCGGCTTCATCGTCGATCTGGAACGGGCCGAGGCGGTCGCGCTGCTGCGGGAGCGCGTCGCCGCCATCGAGGGGTGGCGGGCCTCGGTCACGGAGCACTACACGCCGTCGGAGGGTCCGGAGTCCCTAGGGCACATCGGCGAGATCATGAACATGTGGGTGCATTCGGCGGACGCGGGTGCCGAGTGGACCCGCGGCCTGATCGCCCGGATCGAGGCCGGGGCGTACTCCTTCGCCGGAGAGGGTGAACCCTTCGTCGGGGTGCTCGCGGAGGGGCAGGAGAATCCCTACGCCACCGGGGCCCCCGACCCCGGGGATGTCCACTAA
- a CDS encoding DinB family protein: protein MVTHVQAEAHDERGTLLAFVEAQRGAIRRSVLGLTEEQAASRPGVGELSLSGLLKHVAEMELNWLRMAQGRHNEKERNADTWADGFRLVGGETIPQMLEFWAEVASETEAFIRHDVDSMSDTFPLPPAPWFPEDGCCSMRWLLVHLVEETGRHAGHADILRETLDGRKALDLVAEEAGYAGQS, encoded by the coding sequence ATGGTCACTCACGTCCAGGCGGAGGCTCACGACGAGCGCGGCACGCTCCTCGCCTTCGTCGAGGCACAGCGCGGCGCGATCCGGCGCTCGGTGCTCGGCCTCACCGAGGAACAGGCGGCGAGCCGTCCCGGCGTCGGTGAGCTGTCCCTCTCCGGGCTGCTCAAGCACGTGGCCGAGATGGAGCTGAACTGGCTGCGGATGGCGCAGGGGCGCCACAACGAGAAGGAGCGGAACGCGGACACGTGGGCCGACGGCTTCCGGCTCGTGGGCGGCGAGACCATCCCGCAGATGCTGGAGTTCTGGGCGGAGGTCGCTTCGGAGACGGAGGCCTTCATCCGTCACGACGTCGACAGCATGAGCGACACCTTCCCGCTTCCCCCGGCGCCCTGGTTCCCCGAGGACGGCTGCTGCTCCATGCGCTGGCTGCTTGTCCATCTGGTCGAGGAGACCGGCCGCCACGCAGGGCATGCCGACATCCTCCGCGAGACGCTGGACGGCAGGAAGGCCCTCGATCTGGTCGCCGAGGAGGCGGGCTACGCTGGTCAAAGTTGA